The following is a genomic window from Danaus plexippus chromosome 28, MEX_DaPlex, whole genome shotgun sequence.
cccgtcttgagcaagcgtggtgattaatgctctaaccatGTGAGAAAAGGTGTCTGCTCAggagtgggctccgataggctgatgatgatatataaTTCCCTAAAAACTTTAACTAAACCAAACTCTCTGCTATAGATTCATAACTTGTGTGGTTTTAGTTTATTACGAGCAACATGATTTcttctgtaaatattttatctaagcaattataatattacaggaCGGATTCGGCAAGTATTGAGGGAAAGTTTGAAGGGCACAGCCGAGGACCAACTGCCTGATGTGATCAACAACAAGATTCAATCAATTATGAAGAATTCACAAAATCTGAACGACTCTGAGTTAAGACGAATAAGAATACTGTATAACATGCTGAAGCTGTCCGTGCATAAAGACAAACCTGAGACAAAAGCCAAGAATacgagtaaaaataaaataaggaagGAAAGGAAAAGGAAGGCGAGGGAAGCTAAAGAGAAAGAAGCTAAAGATGAGCCCCCAAAAGATAAAGATAAGACAACAGATAACGTAGATGCTAAGgagaaagttaaaaataagaagaatGATCAAGGGAAATCTAACGACAATCAAAAAGTTAAGGGGCCTAAGAGATATGTTGTCTTCATCGGAAATCTGGCTCAAGATATTGATAAAGAAAgggtgtgtatatatatatgtcttaaCTGTTAAAATGCAGTATATTTTGTAGTAAAATTACAGAATAACTAATTTTCAAAGTGAATTACTGTCGGTTGTGTCCTGTgtggatttaaaatatgttacatcATGTCTGTCTCTCAGTTGATGAAGCATTTTTCGGACATCAGCGACTTCGTCGTGGACGTCCGCATCCCGAAACCGGCCGAAGGGAAGAAAAGTTGCATCGCTTACTTGGAACTGAAGAACGAGTCCAGTTATgaggtattttattacacgGTCTCCGATAATATATCTGTTAATATCATCACTATGAATACAATTATTGAAGTAGTAAGACTCCGTATACTACTTACTaagcatatatataactaatatatatatatatatatatatatgtatatcagcGAGTCGTGCTCGAGCAACCAAACGGTAGGGAATAATAGTAGGTAACGAACGTAACAGCGTTGTATTAAGCAGCCAgtacatttgaaataatacattgacatttatactaaaatttacGTAACTATAGTTAAGAGTCGGACTTGACCGTTCTGCGTGGGAGTCTCCGCCCAGTCATTAGCGTAGACCAAAGACGGGTCCGCGGCCGTGCGGAGTAGGGCGGTGTTAACTAAACTATTAGTAATGACCAGGCCTAGACATTCGTTTTGTTTTGCGCTCGGCACGCTCTGATGCAAAATCGTTatctaataaaatgttgtgCTGCTTTTAGACGTCCGAACCGCACTTGCTTGGTCGCCacgattataattttgatgatagatttaattttttataatataatataatctttacgattatgaaattcttaattttatcgtAAATAATATCTCTATACTTTGAACATCAATGtgatataagtatttaaataatgtctgCCGTGTACTAAGTCGTTGTTTGTAATGAAATGTTtacctttattaat
Proteins encoded in this region:
- the LOC116776191 gene encoding DNA ligase 1-like gives rise to the protein MAKTVAEAPVIKTIAKKSKLKNKKPKPKNLKAGAASEAALKQVKKVTEVKPKSVEVQVKENPIPEQILKKYPILKNDELVKKFLSVELTNNQKGRIRQVLRESLKGTAEDQLPDVINNKIQSIMKNSQNLNDSELRRIRILYNMLKLSVHKDKPETKAKNTSKNKIRKERKRKAREAKEKEAKDEPPKDKDKTTDNVDAKEKVKNKKNDQGKSNDNQKVKGPKRYVVFIGNLAQDIDKERLMKHFSDISDFVVDVRIPKPAEGKKSCIAYLELKNESSYELALSKHHTMLDNRRINVLYSTQQNSKITKTEAKGKSAKLVALQKSGQLSGSIPLKKKRSQRRMKAKLAQKKPEQA